From the genome of Triticum aestivum cultivar Chinese Spring chromosome 3B, IWGSC CS RefSeq v2.1, whole genome shotgun sequence, one region includes:
- the LOC123072335 gene encoding 4-coumarate--CoA ligase-like 7: protein MSSSAHGAIDARTGYCATTKSFISLRGPLPLPPADVPLTFPAFALSLLPSPHPAHPALLDAATGEAVSYPAFLSQVRALVGALRSRVVPLGRGDVAFVLAPARLDVPVLYFALLAAGVVVAPANPALTAGEVSRLVSLSGASFAFAVSATAAKLPAGLPTILLDSPHFRSLLHSDHGENESAPLDAGAVCQSATATILYSSGTTGRVKAAAVPHRSFIARAAGLRALHVKVKSRKANERTLIGAPMFHTMGFFFTLNGLAQGSTTVVMTEAAARAGLRGMLEAARRWEVTEIMAAPPVVLGMTKDGCRLTSLVRVICGGAPLPGSVAEQFPRRFPHVDLCMGYGSTEAGGISLMIDRDECSRIGSSGRISHNVVAKIVGILTGEPLSVGQKGELWVRGPSIMTGYVGDDEANAATFDSEGRLKTGDLCYIDQDGFLFVVDRLKELIKYKAYQVAPAELELVLQSLPEIVDAAVMPYPHEEAGEIPMALVVRQPGSKVTEAQVMEHVAKQVAPYMKVRRVLFVDSIPRSPAGKILRRQLKDHMQSCIVSRL from the exons ATGTCGTCCAGCGCCCACGGCGCCATCGACGCCCGCACCGGCTACTGCGCAACGACCAAGTCGTTCATCAGCCTCCGtgggccgctgccgctgccgcctgccgacgTCCCACTCACATTCCCGGCCTTCGCGCTGTCGCTGCTGCCGTCCCCTCACCCCGCCCACCCCGCGCTCCTCGATGCCGCCACCGGCGAGGCCGTCTCCTACCCGGCGTTCCTGTCCCAGGTGCGCGCGCTCGTGGGCGCGCTGCGGTCGCGCGTGGTGCCACTCGGCCGCGGCGACGTGGCCTTCGTCCTCGCTCCCGCGCGGCTCGACGTGCCCGTGCTCTACTtcgcgctcctcgccgccggcgtggTCGTGGCCCCGGCCAACCCGGCCCTCACCGCCGGCGAGGTGtcccgcctcgtctccctctccggcgcgtccttcgccttcgcggtctccgccaccgccgccaagctcCCCGCCGGCCTCCCCACCATCCTCCTCGACTCCCcgcacttccgctccctcttgcaCAGCGACCATGGCGAGAACGAGTCGGCGCCGCTGGACGCCGGAGCAGTGTGCCAGTCAGCGACAGCGACGATCCTGTACTCCTCCGGCACGACGGGgcgggtgaaggcggcggcggtgcCGCACCGGAGCTTCAtcgcgagggcggcggggctccgtGCCCTGCACGTGAAGGTGAAGTCGAGGAAGGCCAACGAGAGGACTCTGATCGGCGCCCCCATGTTCCACACCATGGGTTTCTTCTTCACGCTCAACGGGCTGGCGCAGGGGTCTACCACTGTTGTGATGACGGAGGCGGCCGCACGGGCAGGGCTGAGGGGAATGCTGGAGGCAGCGCGGCGGTGGGAGGTCACGGAGATCATGGCGGCGCCTCCCGTGGTGCTGGGGATGACAAAAGACGGGTGCCGGCTGACGAGCCTGGTGCGGGTCATCTGCGGCGGCGCCCCTCTGCCGGGATCGGTGGCGGAGCAGTTCCCGCGGCGGTTCCCCCACGTGGATCTGTGCATG GGTTATGGCTCAACAGAGGCTGGGGGCATATCCTTGATGATCGACCGGGACGAGTGCTCCCGCATAGGCTCCTCCGGCCGCATCTCCCACAACGTCGTGGCGAAGATCGTCGGCATCCTCACCGGAGAGCCCTTGTCGGTCGGGCAGAAAGGGGAGCTGTGGGTGAGAGGTCCTTCCATCATGACAG GCTACGTAGGTGACGACGAGGCGAACGCGGCCACTTTCGATTCGGAAGGACGGCTGAAGACGGGCGACCTTTGCTACATTGATCAGGACGGGTTTCTGTTCGTGGTGGATAGGCTCAAGGAGCTCATCAAGTACAAGGCCTATCAG GTTGCACCTGCAGAGCTAGAGCTTGTCCTGCAATCGTTGCCGGAGATTGTCGACGCTGCAGTTATGCC ATATCCTCACGAGGAGGCAGGAGAGATACCCATGGCGCTCGTGGTGAGGCAACCCGGGAGCAAGGTCACTGAGGCACAGGTCATGGAGCATGTAGCGAAGCAGGTCGCGCCGTACATGAAGGTGCGCAGGGTGCTGTTCGTCGACTCCATACCGAGATCGCCGGCCGGAAAGATCTTGAGGAGGCAGTTGAAAGACCATATGCAGTCTTGCATTGTGTCCAGACTCTGA